Sequence from the Castanea sativa cultivar Marrone di Chiusa Pesio chromosome 12, ASM4071231v1 genome:
CGATTTGGTCCAGGTTCAGTCTATTATGTCCACTTTGGTTCATCTTgttcctattcggtccatttgaTTCTATTAAGTCCATATGGTCCACTTTGCTCCATTTGCTCaaatttggtccatttggttcattttggtccacttcgatatatttttgtgcacttacataatgGGAAAAGACATATTTGGGTTGAAAGCACCtaatctaaatccaaatttattaaaaatatatataatctcaaactcgtaatatctaaaattttaaacataacaTTTAATATTGTTGCTACACTTTTGTTGATCCACTTTATTGTATCATTTCCGTCCACTTTGGTACGgctaaatttaagtgaaagtcTTTCCAAACATAAAGGCTATGAATATATAAACGTAATCTTTAGagcaattatttatttgttttaaagtcgttacttttaaatgaattgcatgAGGTTGAATcgacttttgctttatctccacgcaagcGTGTACACTTGAACTTCTTGCatcacacgtttgagaagacccCTAcatggaaaagaactctagaaggaagttgtatcctaaaaggaaaggcaattctacgccaatataaatacctcgaaaccctagatatcaaggtacgcacaattgactcaactctaacactctagggttgtaaagaaattctaacttgaccttcggagggtttttggccggcaccacaccggtgctctcttttaggtctctttgttttctctttgcaggtgttgactcgagttggagagtgcttgcaacttattggtgattttttcggcatcatcatccTCCTATTCACAACCATTGGGAAAACATCATTATAAAgaatcctttatttatttatttatttattttgataataaaagaatttggcttatcaaaaagaaaaagaatgcaCTTTGTTGTAGTGATATAACATGTTAGaaattcaattttggttttctttttctaaaggaaaaaaaaaaaggtggagtTTAAGCTTGGTACGAATGTGATTGTTGTGACTGCATTTCAAGAATATGACcagatttcaattttcaaatgtCTATCTTAGCTTCAGAGTGTAATCCATTTAGTTTTGGATAACATCAATCAACATGAAGTTGACGACATACTACATACCAACGTAAAGGACCCGCAAGCTCTCACCATGCGGATAATAGATTTCAGTTCAGCTTGAGTTTGTGGTCAGCTTTGTTTATATTGCAAATCtgatttaatgaaattaaatctGATTGTTAATGCTTTGATTACTCTCAACTTACactatttttaattcattttatgCCAAAAaggatagaagaaaaaaaagagataaagaaaGTGATAGATTTGGTTGGTCTCCAAACTCATAAAGGTTCAAAATGCAAGTTCTCCTGCCAAACTTGTTTCACTAGTGCCACGTACCATACACATATGCACTAAAATAATCCCTCAATACTTTATTGAACACGATTAATGTAATGGTTTAATGCCGAAGTTAAATATGATGAATGAACTTGTAGcttaccctttatttttttgttagcaTTATGGACAAATTTCTTATAAGGAAATCACGTTTATggtaaaaattttcttctaagCAAATTCGTATTCACTTGAATAATCTTCTTTTAGATCCTAGGCTATGagaaaaaaatctcatattttcATCCTAAtgattgagagaaaataaaatgagcATATTTACAAAGATGTTCTTGTCAAACTCTTAGCCATGATTTCCCTAAAAAAGAAACTAGTGGAGCATTGCATTGATTTAATCCTAATTagtttaaagaatacaaaatattGGTTGGAACAtatcataaaaaaagatgatgcattttgtttatattgttacttATTTAGGCAATATGTTGGTAATTGAAAGGGAAATCAGTAGTTTAATGATTACTTGGTTgtttatattgaaaaagatgtggctgatagcattaataatgaagcTATCAggcaacaatttcaaaatatgaaaaacttgtagaaagaaattttaaaactttatgtatatGCTACTGTTTATttatgtcaatatattcaagttttattttatttaaattttgtttaattaaaatttcttaatGACCACCCTAAACAAAATTTCTGGAGTCGTCACTGCAAAGCTAGCTTGGGATACAACATATGAGCTGAAAATGGATGCATTCAATTTATGTAACTGTACCTGTTTTTTTGGTAGCCTTTTTTCATTTAACTGTAGTTGAGCTTCAGTCTAACTTAAATAAACTATAGCTTAATACattatgcaatttttttcctttttttaaatttagtaagTAATGGTTTTACTGcataaattaatagaaaaatagacAAATGAGGAAGAGTTACTTAACCCAACATTCTTTTATTATATCCGAAACCctctaaatttaaaatgagTTACATAAGCAAttgctttattttattctagTTATGATTGCAAGGAGATAGACATAGCAAAATGACTAGTGCTTCAAGGCAAtggcaaacaatttttttctaattatcaCCTCCAAATTCTTTTTGAAGCTCTTCAACCACATTTTTGTCGAGTTGGAAGGCCTTGGTGAGAACATTAGGATTAATAGGAGGATTGGATCCAAAGACAGCATCTGCTATTGTGATTACGCCTGCATTTTGGCTGCTTAAACCAGAAATGGCAATTGCATTAGTTTTTCCCACATTGAATTGGAAGTGAATGAGACCAATTGGAAAGACAAACACATCCCCCTTATTTAGAGTTTTGGTGAAGAGACGATTATCCGGGTTGGATGTTACAAAACCAACGAAGAGAGTACCCTCCAAGACTACTAGAATTTCAGTGCCGCGAGGGTGAGTATGGGGAGGATTTTCTCCATATGGTGCAAAGTCAATTCGAGCCAGGGATATGCCAAGAGTATTGAGGCCTGGTAATGTGTCTACATTCACGGTAGTGACGTTTGACCCAACTTTATTATCTGTGTTCCCAGCAATGTCCAATCCCTCGAAGAAGAAATCTTCAGCTTTGACAAGCTTTGGATCCTTGCAGAACTTTCCATTAACAAATACTgcataaatgaatttttgttatgGACACTTTCAAAAGAATGCCTAAGACTTTGattcagaaaataaaaaggctAGGTAGCTAATAATATTTCTTCCATTAATATTCTGGTTAGTGTAGATCCTTCACATGAGAAAAATAATGCAGAatcttgaaaaaagaaaaagaaaagtttgtaCCCGCTGATTTGGAGTAGTCCGAGTAGTCCTTAAGTGCAACACAGAAGTCCTGCAGGGGATCAGGGTCAGAGGCAGAGGCAAGAGAGAATGCCAATGCGAAGAGGGCAACAGTTACAATGTAAGCTTTCCTCATATTTCAGGCTTACTCTATCTTCTGTTCTATATATTTTTGCTTCGGATGAGGGATGAGAAATGTTGCATGGAAAGCATGTCTATTTATAGATAAGACACATTGAATAGGTCTATGGTTTTCCATACGTGAATGATATATAGACTTGTTCAGTCTTCGATTATTACCAATTCTTTTTGATTGCCAAATTATTCTTTAACTACTACCCTGTGCCTTAAAGTTTCAACGAATAAGACCAGTTCAATGAGAAAATATTACAATTCTACGTTACTACGGCACAACCAATAGTTTGAATTAGTATGCGTACTAAACCTGTACTTTGTTCTTACAATGTACTTCATCGCTCATCTCTGTTCACAATTGATCAAGCTCTGAACTAATTGAACACACCATGTCTTGTATGCAACTGATTGGACGTGTTGGTATTTCAAGGTGTTGTTAATAACTTAATACTTTGGTGGAAAGTTTGTGTGGCTTTTGTTTGCCAAAATTAAATAGAATGGTTGATAATTAATATTGTAGAACCAATAATTAGATGGATTCAAAGCTTCTAGTGTATTAGGTAACTGCTACAATCAACGTCCATATGAAGATAGTCTTTGACCATGGGAAAAAACTTAACCTTTCAAATGTGTTAGGTGAGGTCCATATTTTTAGGTTGGAAAAAGATGAACTACAGTAACAAATGAGAACCCAGTTTTTCTAGTTTAGTGTATAAAGATTGGTATT
This genomic interval carries:
- the LOC142619131 gene encoding germin-like protein subfamily 1 member 14; the protein is MRKAYIVTVALFALAFSLASASDPDPLQDFCVALKDYSDYSKSAVFVNGKFCKDPKLVKAEDFFFEGLDIAGNTDNKVGSNVTTVNVDTLPGLNTLGISLARIDFAPYGENPPHTHPRGTEILVVLEGTLFVGFVTSNPDNRLFTKTLNKGDVFVFPIGLIHFQFNVGKTNAIAISGLSSQNAGVITIADAVFGSNPPINPNVLTKAFQLDKNVVEELQKEFGGDN